A single window of Sphingobacteriales bacterium DNA harbors:
- the folK gene encoding 2-amino-4-hydroxy-6-hydroxymethyldihydropteridine diphosphokinase, translated as MHTLFILLGDNKGYRYKHMLLAQYFIQHKIGEIVLSSSIYETAPWQVKHKTKYLNQCLMVKTQLSIFQLLNATQKIEKILGRTNKSQLSSRTIDIDVLFYDNTIVETKNLTIPHPRLHLRKFTLIPLNEIASKIVHPKFNETIQKLLENCDDTSVVEKYSIT; from the coding sequence TTGCATACTCTATTTATTTTATTAGGCGACAACAAAGGATATAGATATAAACATATGCTTTTGGCACAATATTTTATTCAACATAAAATTGGAGAAATTGTTTTGAGTTCTTCAATATACGAAACTGCACCATGGCAAGTGAAACACAAAACAAAATATCTCAATCAATGTTTGATGGTAAAAACGCAACTAAGTATTTTCCAATTGCTTAATGCCACTCAGAAAATTGAAAAAATATTAGGCAGAACAAACAAAAGCCAACTGTCATCCAGAACGATTGATATAGATGTATTATTTTATGATAATACTATTGTAGAGACAAAAAATCTTACAATACCACATCCACGTTTGCATCTAAGAAAATTTACATTAATACCATTGAACGAAATAGCAAGTAAAATTGTACATCCAAAATTTAACGAAACCATACAAAAGCTACTAGAAAACTGCGATGACACATCTGTCGTTGAAAAATACAGTATAACCTAA
- the sppA gene encoding signal peptide peptidase SppA, translated as MKTFFKIFFGSCLGVLVGLFILFFVLTGMIGSLASSATTSEDTAIKSNSVLHLNLEGEITDRTYDASFLNFSFSSGTSSIGLFDIQEVLKQAKADKKIKILLIDIDKASFGIAALNQFLDFIEDFKKSGKLVYLYSNGATQKTFLVGAYADKMYLNPIAGCEFNGFVLENMFFTGLMEKVGVQPNIFYAGEFKSATEPFRLKENSPENELQLTELLKDIQAEYLSKLSKKINISTDSLIGFANQLQITQAIDAKKYGLVDDLKYQDELLDEIRTKLGYGKNENLNFVSYKKYKKSITPEDNTSASNQIAVLFAEGEIIDGNAESGTIAGDTYLKHIYEIQEKANSGEVKALVLRVNSGGGSAFASEQIWRALSNLKKKIPIVVSFGDVAASGGYYIACASDKIFAQQNTITGSIGVFGMLFNTQKLFNDKLGITTDVVKTNPYADFGNSTRAWTPIENAAMQRDIDAIYTLFKKRVADARKLSAEQVTNIAKGRIYSGVDAKAIGLIDNIGTLDDAIAEAKKLAKLNAINVVQYPAVKGLQSFLEKKLVLIKKLRS; from the coding sequence ATGAAAACTTTTTTTAAAATATTTTTTGGCTCTTGTTTGGGCGTGCTTGTAGGCTTGTTCATTTTATTTTTTGTTCTCACTGGAATGATAGGTAGCCTAGCAAGTAGCGCAACTACAAGTGAAGATACAGCAATAAAAAGCAACTCCGTACTACATTTAAACTTAGAAGGAGAAATTACAGACAGAACTTATGATGCATCATTCTTGAACTTTTCATTTAGTTCTGGAACAAGTTCTATTGGTTTATTTGACATTCAAGAAGTATTGAAGCAAGCGAAAGCTGATAAAAAAATAAAAATACTATTAATTGATATTGACAAAGCTAGTTTTGGCATTGCTGCTTTAAATCAATTTTTAGATTTTATTGAAGATTTTAAGAAATCTGGTAAGTTGGTTTATTTGTATAGCAACGGTGCAACTCAAAAAACATTTTTGGTTGGTGCATATGCAGATAAAATGTATCTTAATCCAATTGCTGGTTGCGAGTTCAATGGTTTTGTGTTAGAAAATATGTTTTTTACTGGCTTAATGGAGAAAGTTGGTGTGCAACCTAATATTTTCTATGCTGGCGAATTTAAAAGTGCCACAGAACCATTTAGATTAAAAGAAAACAGTCCAGAAAATGAATTGCAACTTACTGAACTATTAAAAGACATTCAAGCTGAGTATTTATCAAAATTATCTAAAAAAATAAACATCAGCACAGATTCATTAATAGGATTTGCCAATCAATTACAAATTACTCAAGCTATAGATGCAAAGAAATATGGCTTGGTAGATGATCTTAAATATCAAGATGAATTGCTAGATGAAATAAGAACAAAACTTGGCTATGGCAAAAATGAGAATCTAAATTTTGTATCTTATAAAAAATACAAAAAATCTATAACGCCTGAAGATAATACAAGTGCTAGCAATCAAATTGCTGTATTGTTTGCTGAAGGCGAAATTATAGATGGTAATGCTGAATCTGGTACAATAGCTGGAGATACTTACTTGAAACATATTTATGAAATACAAGAAAAAGCAAATAGTGGCGAAGTAAAAGCTTTGGTATTGCGTGTAAATTCTGGTGGTGGCAGTGCCTTTGCATCAGAACAGATTTGGCGTGCTTTGAGTAATTTGAAAAAGAAAATACCTATTGTAGTATCTTTTGGCGATGTGGCTGCAAGTGGTGGCTATTATATAGCTTGTGCAAGTGATAAGATATTTGCACAACAGAATACAATTACTGGTTCTATTGGCGTTTTTGGCATGTTATTTAATACACAAAAATTGTTTAATGATAAATTGGGCATTACTACTGATGTAGTAAAAACAAATCCATATGCAGATTTTGGCAACAGCACAAGAGCATGGACACCAATAGAAAATGCTGCCATGCAACGTGATATTGATGCAATTTATACTTTATTTAAAAAACGTGTTGCTGATGCTAGAAAACTGAGCGCAGAACAAGTGACAAATATTGCAAAAGGAAGAATTTATAGTGGCGTAGATGCTAAAGCTATTGGATTGATTGATAATATTGGTACGCTTGATGATGCCATTGCGGAAGCAAAAAAATTGGCAAAATTGAACGCTATAAATGTTGTACAGTATCCTGCTGTGAAAGGGTTGCAAAGTTTTTTAGAAAAGAAATTAGTTCTTATAAAGAAATTGAGAAGCTAA
- a CDS encoding nitroreductase family protein — MKKQATVFDEIVNSRRSVRIYDANAPFDEEVVMRSLERATLAPNSSNLQLWEFYRVKTPSKKKELAKYCLGQRAATTANELIVFVTRKDKWNKHAKFVLEEAKKQFPSKIGKKEQLIIDYYSKVIPTLYFSDPLDLVGAFKKVAANVGGMFQPLPKQVTATDIRIVVHKSCALAAQTFMLSMSAEGYDTCPMEGFDSDKVKKFLNLPASAEICMVVSVGKAAPEGIYGDRVRIPKEEIIKVI; from the coding sequence ATGAAAAAACAAGCTACAGTATTTGATGAAATAGTAAATAGTAGACGTTCTGTAAGAATATATGATGCCAATGCACCTTTTGATGAAGAAGTTGTAATGAGAAGTTTAGAAAGAGCAACATTAGCACCAAACTCAAGTAATTTACAGCTTTGGGAATTTTATAGAGTAAAAACACCAAGCAAAAAGAAAGAATTAGCAAAATATTGCCTTGGACAAAGAGCAGCTACAACAGCAAATGAATTAATTGTTTTTGTAACTCGAAAAGACAAATGGAATAAACACGCAAAATTTGTTTTAGAAGAAGCAAAAAAACAATTCCCATCAAAAATTGGCAAAAAAGAACAATTGATAATTGACTATTACAGCAAAGTAATTCCAACACTATATTTTTCTGATCCATTAGATCTGGTTGGTGCATTTAAAAAAGTAGCAGCAAATGTTGGCGGAATGTTTCAGCCATTGCCAAAACAAGTTACAGCAACAGACATAAGAATTGTAGTGCATAAAAGTTGCGCACTTGCAGCACAAACATTTATGTTGAGCATGTCTGCCGAAGGTTATGATACATGCCCAATGGAAGGTTTTGATTCTGATAAAGTAAAGAAATTCCTAAACCTACCAGCATCAGCAGAAATTTGTATGGTAGTTTCTGTAGGCAAAGCAGCACCAGAAGGTATTTATGGAGATAGAGTACGTATTCCAAAAGAAGAAATAATAAAAGTGATATAA